Genomic segment of Vicia villosa cultivar HV-30 ecotype Madison, WI unplaced genomic scaffold, Vvil1.0 ctg.005243F_1_1, whole genome shotgun sequence:
GATAATCATAAGAAAATATGATTTAAATGCGGATGAAGACTAAATACTAGATATGCTCAATACTGTACATACAATGGTGTAAAATACTGATGGGACTTGTGAATTCATAATGGAAAATCTATTTGTATTGAGTATGAAAATGAAGCAAAGCTAACTTACAGTgatgaaaaaaaaagataaaccaGAATGTGACACTCCTGCCAGAGCACGATGCTTCTTACAAGAGAGAAATCTCTTCTAACCAACTCTAACAATATTTCTGAATGACCGTCTCACTCTCGCCTCCTTCTCCCTATATACCCTCGCACATCCTAACCATTTGCCACATCAGCAGCTCTTTCTCTAACTTTTCTATTCAGCTTGGTTATTGGGCTTATGCCCAAAGCCAGTGTCCTATCAAATACTGTTAGAAGATCAATattagaaagaaataaaaaatgcgAAACAAGAGTGTGATATATTTGGTTTTGGTTGAAATATTAACTACTTAAATAAGATGGAGTAAGTTTTGTTCTAAATGTTATTATTTTTCATGTTATTTAGAGCTGAAAGGGTTTTGGTCCATGTCCCCTCTTATGTTTCGTTTTCTccttttagttttttaataaaatctttGGTATCCCCCAAATGATTGGTCCTAGATAATGTGCCGGCCTAGTTTAGGTCTCAGTTATCAGTCACAGTGATGCCTCTGCCTACCATTCTTTGCTTTTAAAAAAAGTTATGTGGAGTAAAGAACATTTCAATGTTATCATTTCTGTATTAATTGTTAAGCAATATTATGTTACACGGGACGTGGCCTCCTAATATCACCTCGGGTTTATTTTCCTTTCATTGCAGGTATAATGTAGCTATCAAATGTGCAACTATTACTCCAGGTATTCATCATTGTTCTTATTTGGAATGATGCATGACTTTCCATGTCATCTTAACTTAAGGTTGTGAACAGCGTACCCCTATGTGTTAATTGAAATTCACATCCAAGGGCTTTCTTTTTCATAGATGAAGGCCGTGTCAAGGAATTTGGCTTAAAACAAATGTGGAGGAGCCCAAATGGGACAATCCGGAACATTTTAAATGGTAATTAAATTTTCTGAGTTTCTGCAACCCTGTTGTTTTCTGAGTTTTTAACTAACATACAAGGAAACTATTACTCTATATCCTTACAGGCACAGTTTTTAGAGAGCCAATCATCTGTAAAAATATTCCTCGGCTTGTTTCAGGTTCCTAAAAAATTAGAACTTATTTGATGTCTGAGAATTTTCTTTTATGATAGCAAGTGTTAATTACTGGCTATTGTTTAGGCTGGACGAAGCCAATATGCATTGGAAGACATGCTTTCGGAGACCAATATCGGGCAACTGATGCAGTTATAAAAGGCCCAGGAAAGCTAAAATTGATGTTTGGTAAGTCAATATTCAGTCAGCTGTTTCTCAAGGCTCAAATAGTTGGGATTTACAATCTTCACAAAATTGCAACTTTGCTTAACCAATGTCAAttcttaaaaaactaaaaaatttgaagtATATTAATTTGAAGTATCTTACGAAATTTAGTTGGGCTTTACAGTACCTGATGGACATGAAGAGACTAAAGAGCTAGAGGTGTATAAATTCACTGGTGCTGGAGGTGTAGCTTTGTCCATGTATAATACCGACGAGGTTTGCATCTGAGCCATGGTTTTTATTACTATTTTCTCTAGGAAATTTTTTTAACTGCCCTGGCAATGATAAGTTATGTGGTATTTCTTCTTGAAACAGTCCATTCGGGCTTTTGCTGAGGCTTCAATGAATATTGCTCACGAGAAAAAATGGCCTCTCTACCTTAGCACTAAAAATACCATTCTAAAGAACTATGATGGAAGGTATGCTGATGAATTTTCTGTCCATTCTCTATATTTTGGGATTCTTCAATAAATCAAGATGATATTTTGATTGGACTGCAAAACCAATCCACTTGCCTTTCATTCATGTGTAATTTTtcgttataaaattaaaataaaagacataaagttcaaaataataataataatttagttgtAGTTGTTAGACTGCCAAGTACATTTCTAACTCTTTGCTTTTATGAAGATTCAAGGATATTTTCCAAGAAGTTTATGACACCCGATGGAGTAATAAGTTTAAAGCTGCAGGAATATGGTTAGATGAGTTGCTTATCATTCTTGtcaaaatcttttcttttgtTAGTAAATTGGTAATTCACATTCTTGATTGTTAGGTATGAACACCGTCTTATAGATGACATGGTTGCGTATGCTGTTAAAAGTGACGGAGGCTATGTATGGGCCTGCAAGAATTATGATGGGGATGTGCAGAGTGATTTCATAGCTCAAGGTGGAAATCAATATGCTCTTGCCTCATTCACTTCACCTTTAGTTTCTTGAAAGTTTTGTTCCTTTTAGCATGTTTCATTCTTTGATATGATCTGAAAAGTAGTTTTCATTGAACAGGATTTGGTTCTCTTGGCTTGATGACTTCAATATTGGTATTGCTTTCCTACCCCTTTACGTCATTTCACTTTTCCCTTCATACATATCCTTTATTTTGTTTCTGTCTGTTCTTTATTCGGTTATATCTCTGGCATGAATGTTAATGAAGCTGAAATTCCTGACAGGTTTGCCCGGATGGGAAAACCATTGAAGCAGAGGCAGCCCATGGTACTGTTACCCGCCATTTTCGGGTTCATCAGAAGGGTGGTGAAACCAGTACAAACAGTATTGCTTCAATTTTTGCCTGGTCACAGGGTCTTGCACATAGGTAAGAATTGAAAATTGAAACTCATACAATTGTTTCTTCTtcatagaatttggtcttttcctttgTAGTTTTAGTTAATATTACAGATGGCAGGCTGAGCAGGATAAAGAGCTGTTTATTTGTGTTTATTCTAAGTGTTTCTTTTTTCCCAAAAATGTCAAAAATATGTTTGATAATTACCATATTAGATAAATATTTTATGGAAAGCAAAAAACCTTACAATAAAGATGATGTATTGTTGTTCACTTTTCATAATATGAAGGAAGTTGCTTCATGATAAAGGGAAAATTTTATTGTATAGCTGTAAGACCAGCAATGTTATATGACACAAAGTGTTGAGCAGTGAAATGGCAACATGAGAGTAAGCTCGGTGTAACAGAAATGAGAATTGTACGATGGATGTG
This window contains:
- the LOC131642534 gene encoding isocitrate dehydrogenase [NADP], chloroplastic-like; the encoded protein is MGFQKIRVDNPIVEMDGDEMTRVIWKMIKDKLILPFLELDIKYFDLGLPHRDATNDRVTIESAEATLKYNVAIKCATITPDEGRVKEFGLKQMWRSPNGTIRNILNGTVFREPIICKNIPRLVSGWTKPICIGRHAFGDQYRATDAVIKGPGKLKLMFVPDGHEETKELEVYKFTGAGGVALSMYNTDESIRAFAEASMNIAHEKKWPLYLSTKNTILKNYDGRFKDIFQEVYDTRWSNKFKAAGIWYEHRLIDDMVAYAVKSDGGYVWACKNYDGDVQSDFIAQGFGSLGLMTSILVCPDGKTIEAEAAHGTVTRHFRVHQKGGETSTNSIASIFAWSQGLAHRAKLDGNDRLLDYTEKLEAACIGTVELGKMTKDLALLIHGPKVSRSHYLNTEEFIDAVAEDLRTRLTTKSKL